The following coding sequences are from one Nicotiana tabacum cultivar K326 chromosome 1, ASM71507v2, whole genome shotgun sequence window:
- the LOC107824323 gene encoding protein STAY-GREEN homolog, chloroplastic, giving the protein MGTLTASLVVPSKLKPEKQSSIFIYKTRRKSNKNQSIVPVARLFGPAIFEASKLKVLFLGVDEKKHPGKLPRTYTLTHSDVTSKLTLAISQTINNSQLQGWYNKLQRDEVVAEWKKVKGKMSLHVHCHISGGHFLLDLFARLRYYIFCKELPVVLKAFVHGDENLLNNYPELQEALVWVYFHSNIQEFNKVECWGPLKEAASPSSSGGVGGKMRNTNTTSNSNWDLPQPCQESCSCCFPPMSLIPWPSDDISGTDGEPIQGLQEQQS; this is encoded by the exons ATGGGAACTTTGACTGCTTCTTTAGTAGTTCCATCTAAGCTCAAACCTGAAAAGCAAAGCtctatttttatatacaaaaccAGAAGAAAATCCAACAAGAATCAATCCATAGTCCCT GTGGCAAGGTTATTTGGACCAGCTATATTTGAAGCCTCAAAACTGAAGGTATTATTCTTAGGAGTTGATGAGAAGAAACATCCAGGAAAATTGCCAAGAACATACACATTGACTCATAGTGATGTTACCTCTAAACTCACTTTGGCTATTTCTCAGACCATTAATAATTCTCAG TTGCAAGGATGGTATAATAAACTGCAAAGGGATGAAGTGGTAGCAGAATGGAAGAAAGTTAAAGGGAAGATGTCACTTCATGTCCACTGTCACATAAGTGGAGGCCATTTCTTGTTAGACTTGTTTGCTAGACTCAGATACTATATCTTCTGCAAAGAACTCCCTGTG GTTCTGAAGGCTTTTGTTCATGGAGATGAGAATTTACTAAACAATTACCCAGAGTTACAAGAAGCTTTAGTTTGGGTTTATTTCCACTCAAACATTCAAGAATTCAACAAAGTAGAGTGTTGGGGTCCACTCAAAGAAGCAGCTTCCCCTTCATCTTCTGGTGGGGTAGGTGGGAAAATGAGAAATACAAACACTACAAGCAATAGCAACTGGGATTTACCACAACCTTGTCAAGAATCTTGTTCTTGTTGCTTTCCCCCAATGAGTTTGATTCCTTGGCCTTCTGATGATATTTCTGGGACTGATGGTGAGCCCATCCAAGGCTTGCAAGAGCagcaaagttaa